A window of the Acidimicrobiales bacterium genome harbors these coding sequences:
- a CDS encoding response regulator has product MQQSLVGPNARPTSPAGSSKSLQVWMVDDDPNDLLFLELAITDAGLDAEVTYLDDGTKLIDKLHAADADRFPAIVVLDLMMPGINGHEVLELLQNDSALWSLPVVVFSHSSRPTDKVKGFDRGARWFRTKPSDFDEMVRFAESLPSMAQAGAEQAGLVSDDTAEALGLDEDTVAQLETALRTVRWHGTDDLLG; this is encoded by the coding sequence ATGCAGCAGTCACTGGTCGGACCCAACGCACGCCCCACATCACCCGCGGGGTCGTCGAAGTCGTTGCAGGTCTGGATGGTCGACGATGACCCGAATGACCTGCTCTTCCTCGAGCTGGCCATCACCGACGCCGGGCTCGATGCCGAGGTGACCTACCTCGATGACGGCACCAAGCTGATCGACAAGCTGCACGCCGCCGACGCCGACCGCTTCCCGGCCATCGTCGTCCTCGACCTGATGATGCCCGGGATCAACGGCCACGAGGTCCTCGAACTGCTGCAGAACGACTCCGCCCTGTGGTCGCTGCCTGTCGTCGTCTTCTCGCACTCCAGCCGCCCGACCGACAAGGTCAAGGGCTTCGATCGTGGCGCTCGCTGGTTCCGGACCAAGCCGAGCGACTTCGACGAGATGGTCCGCTTCGCCGAGTCGCTGCCGTCGATGGCGCAGGCCGGCGCCGAGCAGGCCGGTCTCGTCAGCGACGACACGGCCGAAGCGCTCGGTCTCGACGAGGACACCGTCGCCCAACTCGAAACCGCACTCCGCACGGTCCGCTGGCACGGCACCGACGACCTGCTGGGGTAG
- a CDS encoding ABC-F family ATP-binding cassette domain-containing protein, producing MTAQLHLTDLGFDRGGTTILDGVTLTVGAGDRIGLVGPNGAGKSTLLRLATGELTPTRGRVSLIPESSTIGLLAQELAPEPGATVLDVVADRTGVAAAQRELDAATNDLASSAPDAADRYDLALDRWLRLGAADLDQRLAATLDRIGLRASVLDQEAASLSGGEQARVGLAIILVSQFDILLLDEPTNDLDIAGLAQLESFLVGVDRPVMLVSHDRRFLDRVISSVVELDPYTFTSAVYGGGWQGYLEARAVAKRHAEEKYANYVGQRSELTDRARTEREWATTGVAKAKKNPSDGDKLLRKAKIERTEQLAARARRTERAIERLEVVDKPWEPWQLHFEIGSVERSGDLVAELRDAVIEQGSFRLGPVTLEINAGDRVLISGPNGAGKSTLLDALLGDRPLTTGTQRLGRSVIVGRIDQQRTRFDDTPQLLGGFIEATGVTVADARSTLAKFGLGADHVQRPTSELSPGERTRALLAVFQASGVNTLVLDEPTNHLDLPAIEQLEQALTKFTGTALIVSHDRAFRDAISCTRSIEVANGLISEDGR from the coding sequence GTGACCGCCCAGCTCCACCTCACCGACCTCGGCTTCGATCGCGGTGGCACGACCATCCTCGACGGCGTGACCCTCACGGTCGGTGCCGGCGACCGGATCGGTCTGGTCGGTCCGAACGGTGCCGGAAAGTCGACCCTGCTGCGTCTCGCCACCGGCGAGCTCACGCCGACCCGCGGCCGGGTGTCACTCATCCCCGAGTCCTCGACCATCGGACTGCTCGCCCAGGAACTCGCTCCCGAGCCCGGCGCCACCGTGCTCGACGTCGTCGCCGACCGTACTGGCGTCGCTGCTGCCCAACGAGAGCTCGACGCCGCCACCAACGACCTGGCCTCGTCGGCTCCCGACGCTGCCGATCGCTACGACCTCGCCCTCGACCGTTGGCTCCGCCTGGGCGCCGCCGACCTTGATCAGCGGCTCGCCGCCACCCTCGACCGCATCGGACTCCGAGCCAGCGTGCTCGACCAGGAGGCGGCGAGCCTGTCGGGCGGCGAGCAAGCCCGAGTCGGGCTCGCCATCATCTTGGTCTCCCAGTTCGACATCCTCCTGCTCGACGAACCGACCAACGACCTCGACATCGCCGGTCTCGCCCAGCTCGAGTCCTTCCTCGTCGGCGTCGACCGACCCGTCATGCTCGTCTCCCACGACCGGCGCTTCCTCGACCGAGTGATCTCGTCCGTGGTCGAGCTCGATCCCTACACCTTCACCTCGGCCGTCTATGGCGGAGGGTGGCAGGGATACCTCGAGGCCCGAGCGGTCGCCAAACGCCATGCCGAGGAGAAGTACGCGAACTATGTCGGCCAACGATCCGAGCTCACCGACCGAGCCCGGACCGAGCGGGAGTGGGCCACCACCGGCGTGGCCAAGGCCAAGAAGAATCCGAGCGACGGCGACAAGCTCCTCCGCAAGGCCAAGATCGAGCGAACCGAACAACTTGCCGCCAGGGCCCGACGCACCGAGCGAGCCATCGAGCGGCTCGAGGTCGTCGACAAACCCTGGGAGCCATGGCAGCTCCACTTCGAGATCGGCAGCGTCGAACGGTCGGGCGACCTCGTTGCCGAACTGCGTGACGCCGTGATCGAGCAGGGGAGCTTCCGTCTCGGTCCGGTCACGCTCGAGATCAATGCCGGTGATCGGGTGCTGATCTCGGGGCCGAACGGTGCGGGCAAGAGCACCTTGCTCGACGCACTTCTCGGCGATCGGCCGCTCACCACCGGCACCCAACGGCTCGGCCGATCCGTCATCGTCGGTCGCATCGATCAGCAGCGAACCCGCTTCGATGACACACCCCAGCTCCTCGGCGGCTTCATCGAGGCCACCGGTGTCACCGTCGCCGACGCTCGCTCCACCCTCGCCAAATTCGGCCTCGGCGCCGACCATGTGCAACGGCCGACCAGCGAGCTGTCGCCGGGGGAGCGCACCCGAGCGCTCCTCGCCGTGTTCCAGGCTTCAGGCGTCAACACCCTCGTCCTCGACGAGCCCACCAACCACCTCGATCTTCCCGCCATCGAGCAGCTCGAGCAGGCGTTGACCAAGTTCACCGGCACCGCTCTCATCGTCTCCCACGACCGAGCGTTCCGCGACGCCATCAGCTGCACCCGGTCGATCGAGGTCGCCAACGGCTTGATTTCGGAGGACGGGAGGTAG
- a CDS encoding TetR/AcrR family transcriptional regulator, producing the protein MGRPLSEAARDKAQAAALEVIARAGVAGFTVDAVAKLSGVAKTTIYRHWDSANALLIDTIDCMVVPFPTPDTGSLGSDLQAFLDVLGPVFDDPTMVRTMLGTMAAASFDEELNRIHQELMTERKRPIREMIDRALARGEIRDDLPMDTIVDMIEGPFMSRFILRRVGRDRDEERLMVDLIVRALRRNEAD; encoded by the coding sequence ATGGGCCGTCCACTGAGCGAAGCAGCACGAGACAAGGCGCAGGCGGCGGCCTTGGAGGTCATTGCCCGGGCGGGTGTCGCAGGGTTCACCGTCGACGCCGTCGCAAAGTTGTCCGGCGTGGCGAAGACGACCATCTACCGACACTGGGATTCGGCGAATGCGCTGTTGATCGACACGATCGACTGCATGGTCGTGCCGTTTCCGACCCCCGACACCGGTTCGTTGGGATCGGACCTGCAGGCTTTTCTCGACGTGCTGGGGCCGGTGTTCGACGATCCGACGATGGTGCGAACCATGCTCGGAACGATGGCGGCAGCGTCGTTCGACGAGGAACTGAACCGCATCCATCAGGAACTGATGACCGAGCGCAAGCGGCCGATCCGGGAGATGATCGACCGTGCGCTGGCCCGGGGCGAGATCCGTGACGACCTGCCGATGGACACGATCGTCGACATGATCGAGGGACCGTTCATGTCTCGATTCATCCTTCGCCGCGTGGGGCGAGACCGTGACGAGGAACGCCTGATGGTCGACCTCATCGTGCGCGCGCTGCGTCGCAACGAGGCCGACTGA
- a CDS encoding NADPH:quinone oxidoreductase family protein, with amino-acid sequence MTELGEPTEVLQLVEVDDPTPRAGNVVIDIKACGLKFPDLLQIRGGYQVKPKLPFTPGGEIAGVISAVGDGVTSVAVGDRVLVMGNGGLAEKVEFPAAACFPIPDAMSFEHAACLLTNYGTTVFALDDRAHLQPGETMLVTAAAGGVGSSAIQVGKAMGANVIGLAGGPDKVKTVLDLGADAAFDYKEVDVVEAVRAATDGRGVDVCYEAVGGDIFDQVRRTMAWDGRLLVIGFTSGRIPEAPANHILLKNYSIVGVHWGASLDRDPSALRRGWDRICELYATGHIDPLIDAVRPLDEAVAALDDLDNRRTKGKVVIAP; translated from the coding sequence GTGACCGAACTGGGAGAGCCGACCGAGGTACTCCAGCTCGTCGAGGTCGACGATCCGACACCCCGAGCGGGCAACGTGGTGATCGACATCAAGGCATGCGGGTTGAAGTTTCCCGATCTCCTCCAGATCCGCGGTGGCTACCAGGTCAAGCCGAAGCTGCCGTTCACGCCGGGCGGCGAGATCGCCGGTGTCATCTCGGCCGTGGGTGATGGTGTCACGTCCGTCGCGGTTGGCGATCGGGTGTTGGTCATGGGCAACGGTGGCCTCGCCGAGAAGGTCGAGTTCCCCGCAGCTGCTTGTTTCCCGATTCCCGACGCGATGTCGTTCGAACATGCGGCGTGCCTCCTCACGAACTACGGGACCACCGTGTTCGCGCTCGACGACCGAGCCCATCTGCAGCCGGGCGAGACGATGCTCGTCACCGCAGCCGCCGGCGGCGTGGGGTCCTCCGCCATCCAGGTTGGCAAGGCCATGGGAGCGAACGTCATCGGCCTTGCCGGCGGCCCCGACAAGGTCAAGACCGTGCTCGACCTCGGCGCCGATGCGGCGTTCGATTACAAAGAAGTCGACGTGGTCGAGGCGGTGCGGGCGGCGACCGACGGCCGTGGCGTCGACGTCTGCTACGAGGCCGTCGGGGGCGACATCTTCGACCAGGTACGCCGCACGATGGCGTGGGACGGCCGCCTCCTGGTCATCGGGTTCACGAGCGGGCGGATTCCCGAAGCGCCGGCCAACCACATCTTGCTGAAGAACTACTCGATCGTCGGTGTCCACTGGGGTGCCAGCCTCGACCGCGACCCATCGGCACTGCGTCGAGGTTGGGATCGGATCTGTGAGCTCTACGCCACCGGTCACATCGACCCGCTGATCGACGCCGTGCGCCCGCTCGACGAAGCGGTGGCGGCGCTCGATGACCTCGACAACCGACGTACCAAGGGAAAGGTCGTGATCGCACCATGA
- a CDS encoding glucose 1-dehydrogenase, producing MSGTGSHDDEADQITEQPLNLFDLSGKVAVVTGGSRGLGRQMIRAFARCGADVVIASRKIQACELLATEVESTTGRRALPVACHVGYWDQCDELVDKVYDEFGRCDVLVNNAGLSPLYDSLANVTEALYDKVLEVNLKGPFRLMAAMGKRMADSGTGGSIINISSIAAVQPTPNEAAYGAAKAGLNALSSAFAREYAPSVRVNTIMPGPFLTDIADAWDLDAFAKRAETTIPLQRGGLPHEVVGAALYLASDASSYTTGSIIKIDGGIAY from the coding sequence ATGAGCGGTACCGGATCACACGATGACGAAGCCGACCAGATCACCGAGCAGCCGCTCAACCTGTTCGACCTGAGCGGCAAGGTGGCCGTGGTCACCGGCGGTAGCCGTGGCCTCGGCCGACAGATGATCCGAGCGTTCGCCCGCTGCGGGGCCGACGTGGTGATCGCCAGCCGCAAGATCCAGGCGTGCGAACTGCTCGCCACCGAGGTCGAGTCAACGACCGGTCGGCGAGCGCTTCCCGTCGCCTGCCACGTCGGATACTGGGACCAGTGCGATGAACTGGTCGACAAGGTCTACGACGAGTTCGGCCGCTGCGACGTGTTGGTGAACAACGCCGGCCTGTCCCCGCTGTATGACTCGCTCGCCAATGTCACCGAGGCGCTCTACGACAAGGTGCTCGAAGTCAACCTCAAGGGGCCGTTCCGCTTGATGGCGGCGATGGGCAAGCGCATGGCCGACAGCGGCACCGGCGGCTCGATCATCAACATCAGCTCGATCGCCGCCGTCCAGCCAACACCGAACGAGGCGGCCTACGGAGCGGCCAAGGCCGGACTCAACGCGCTGAGCAGTGCGTTCGCCCGGGAGTACGCGCCGAGTGTGCGGGTCAACACGATCATGCCCGGCCCGTTCCTCACCGACATCGCCGATGCCTGGGATCTCGATGCGTTCGCCAAGCGAGCCGAAACCACGATCCCGCTCCAGCGCGGTGGCCTCCCCCACGAGGTGGTGGGCGCTGCGCTGTATCTCGCGTCGGACGCCTCGAGTTACACCACCGGTTCGATCATCAAGATCGACGGCGGCATCGCCTACTGA
- a CDS encoding peptidylprolyl isomerase, producing MNETRTAKDGDAVAVHYTGTLDDGSQFDSSSGRDPLEFVVGSGQVISGFDQAVRGLAVGESRTVRMEPADAYGERRDDMIITVPAEQAPPGLKVGDQVSAGNMPAQIIAVDDTSVTIDANHRLAGQALTFDVELVSFS from the coding sequence ATGAACGAGACCCGCACTGCGAAAGACGGCGACGCCGTTGCCGTCCACTACACCGGGACCCTCGACGACGGCAGCCAGTTCGATTCCTCCTCCGGACGGGATCCGCTCGAGTTCGTCGTCGGCTCGGGTCAGGTCATCAGTGGCTTCGATCAGGCCGTGCGCGGTCTGGCCGTCGGCGAGTCTCGCACCGTGCGTATGGAACCGGCCGACGCCTACGGCGAGCGGCGTGACGACATGATCATCACGGTTCCCGCCGAGCAGGCTCCCCCGGGACTCAAGGTCGGCGACCAGGTGTCGGCAGGCAACATGCCGGCACAGATCATCGCCGTCGACGACACGTCGGTGACGATCGACGCCAACCATCGACTCGCCGGCCAGGCGCTCACGTTCGACGTCGAGCTCGTCAGCTTCTCCTGA
- a CDS encoding bifunctional 5,10-methylenetetrahydrofolate dehydrogenase/5,10-methenyltetrahydrofolate cyclohydrolase: MTNDAATPERPIEYTPGGAILLDGNRLRDETVAGLAASIAAAGNPPVCLATVLVGADKPSQIYVRMKQRKAEEAGMISRHVELPQDATQEQVEAAVAELAADPAVHGILCQLPLPDHLDPEPVLALLPAEKDVDGLTTQSLGRLVRDLPGHVPATPLGVIRLLQRYGVETVGKRAVVIGRSTLVGLPMQLLFARRGTDATVTLAHSRTTDMVEVCREADIIVAAAGNARMITPAHVKPGAAVIDVGVSRTEAGIVGDVDFDAVQAVAGAITPMPGGTGPMTIACVLENTLSAARMLGAFPA; the protein is encoded by the coding sequence ATGACCAACGACGCCGCCACACCTGAGCGACCCATCGAGTACACCCCGGGTGGTGCGATCTTGTTGGACGGCAATCGTCTCCGCGACGAAACGGTGGCTGGCCTCGCGGCATCGATCGCGGCCGCCGGTAACCCGCCGGTGTGTCTCGCCACCGTGCTGGTCGGCGCCGACAAGCCCAGTCAGATCTACGTCCGGATGAAGCAGCGCAAGGCCGAGGAGGCGGGGATGATCTCTCGCCACGTCGAGCTGCCGCAGGACGCCACGCAGGAACAGGTCGAGGCGGCAGTCGCCGAGCTGGCTGCCGACCCCGCCGTGCACGGCATCCTCTGCCAGCTCCCTCTCCCCGACCACCTCGATCCCGAGCCGGTCTTGGCGTTGCTCCCGGCCGAGAAAGACGTCGACGGCTTGACCACCCAGTCGCTCGGGCGTCTCGTACGCGACCTCCCCGGCCACGTTCCGGCCACACCGCTCGGCGTCATCCGGCTCCTGCAGCGCTATGGCGTGGAAACCGTCGGCAAGCGGGCCGTCGTCATCGGCCGGTCCACGCTGGTCGGACTGCCGATGCAGCTGTTGTTCGCTCGCCGTGGCACGGACGCCACGGTCACGCTGGCCCACTCGCGGACCACCGACATGGTCGAGGTCTGCCGCGAGGCCGACATCATCGTGGCGGCCGCGGGGAATGCTCGCATGATCACGCCGGCTCACGTGAAGCCGGGAGCCGCCGTGATCGATGTCGGTGTGTCGCGAACCGAGGCCGGCATCGTGGGTGACGTCGACTTCGACGCCGTCCAGGCCGTCGCCGGCGCGATCACGCCCATGCCCGGCGGGACCGGGCCGATGACCATCGCATGTGTCCTCGAGAACACGCTGTCGGCCGCCCGGATGCTGGGCGCGTTCCCGGCTTAG
- a CDS encoding NifU family protein, with product MSTTDLDPTNVDAPVLAVSEQALATVLEVRASEDDPAGTALRVEITGSNMTEFQYALELVAVSEAAADDAVYTQGDHGELTVIIPANSVENMAGSVLDVPANASAGGLVIRNPNQPNPLAGLDLDLEGELPQKVQAVLDQAINPALASHGGYAALAGIDGTKVYVTMGGGCQGCAASAMTLQEGIKSMLMDALPEITEVLDATDHSAGENPFYT from the coding sequence GTGAGTACGACCGATCTCGATCCCACCAACGTCGACGCCCCCGTGCTCGCGGTGAGCGAGCAGGCGCTGGCCACCGTGCTCGAGGTCCGAGCGTCCGAAGACGATCCTGCGGGCACGGCGCTGCGGGTCGAGATCACGGGCTCGAACATGACCGAGTTCCAGTACGCGCTCGAACTGGTCGCCGTCAGCGAGGCCGCCGCCGACGATGCGGTCTACACCCAGGGCGATCACGGTGAACTCACCGTCATCATTCCCGCCAACTCGGTCGAGAACATGGCCGGTTCGGTGCTCGACGTGCCGGCGAACGCCTCGGCCGGCGGTCTCGTCATCCGGAATCCGAACCAGCCGAATCCGCTGGCCGGCCTCGATCTCGACCTCGAAGGTGAGCTCCCGCAGAAGGTGCAGGCCGTGCTCGATCAGGCGATCAACCCGGCGCTCGCCTCTCATGGGGGCTACGCCGCCCTCGCCGGCATCGACGGCACCAAGGTGTACGTCACGATGGGCGGTGGCTGCCAGGGCTGCGCCGCCAGCGCGATGACGCTGCAGGAGGGCATCAAGTCCATGCTGATGGACGCCCTGCCCGAGATCACCGAGGTGCTCGACGCCACCGATCATTCGGCCGGCGAGAACCCCTTCTACACCTGA
- a CDS encoding serine protease has translation MTDSNPYGGNPAMPERPSRPGEPPTPPASTPPTPPAPPSYAPSPDAPPSYAPSPDAPPSYAPPSYEPPTTQIPQYSPPAAPAGYPAPGSTVPPSSPGTQPAYGGGTPPPFQPPGYGGGSGGAEPPSGGGSGRGLWLALGGLVGALILAVGGFLALRGGDDDTSGVIAGEETTTTVATSSTSTTVTTVEETTTTTADMPDPLTTDLVATSVVQIFPAVNGVPVCQGSGTIVTADGLIVTNAHVVEAFGACNYDSLQVAITSSADAAPEVRYLAEVYALDTALDLAVIGIAYDLDFNPITVSDLPSITVGDSDLVGLGDTIRILGYPALGGDTITFTSGSVSGFTSEAGIADRAFIKTDATISGGNSGGLAINDAFEMIGIPTQASGGADLDVADCRVVTDTNGDGFVDDLDSCIPIGGFINGIRPVNLAKDLITAAAARVPVQAAPPVVGAASGDFFNVVMTSGIGDDERAIDDVKVLPSGASEVCATFDYEGMVDGTSWDALWSIDGEFIEEISIVASEWIGGAEGESWWVCATGDIDGLPDGMYEVNLYIQDEFNSSNTVYVGGPGLVEFTVVNDTPDPVCYLQIAPTLANGWGPDDLGDDQTLAPGDEAVISMPPDLYDFKSQDCNFTPGPEVYEVAITGGERVLLSGN, from the coding sequence ATGACCGATTCGAACCCGTACGGCGGGAACCCGGCGATGCCCGAGCGGCCGTCGCGCCCGGGGGAACCGCCAACGCCGCCGGCGTCCACGCCGCCGACTCCACCCGCACCGCCCAGCTACGCGCCCTCACCCGACGCTCCGCCCAGCTACGCGCCCTCACCCGACGCTCCGCCCAGCTACGCGCCCCCCTCCTACGAGCCGCCGACCACCCAGATCCCCCAGTACTCGCCGCCCGCGGCACCCGCCGGCTACCCGGCTCCAGGATCGACGGTGCCGCCGAGCAGTCCCGGCACGCAGCCGGCGTACGGCGGGGGAACACCGCCACCGTTTCAGCCCCCTGGCTACGGCGGTGGAAGCGGGGGAGCGGAGCCGCCCTCTGGTGGTGGCTCGGGTCGCGGCCTGTGGCTCGCGCTCGGTGGCCTCGTTGGCGCGCTGATCCTCGCCGTTGGCGGGTTCCTCGCGCTGAGAGGCGGGGACGACGACACCTCAGGTGTCATCGCCGGCGAGGAAACGACCACCACGGTCGCCACCTCGTCCACTTCGACGACGGTGACGACAGTCGAAGAGACCACCACCACGACCGCCGACATGCCCGACCCGCTCACCACCGACCTCGTGGCGACGTCCGTGGTGCAGATCTTCCCGGCCGTCAACGGCGTGCCCGTTTGTCAGGGGTCAGGAACGATCGTCACGGCCGACGGTCTCATCGTGACCAACGCCCACGTCGTGGAGGCGTTCGGTGCCTGCAACTACGACAGCCTGCAGGTGGCCATCACCTCCTCGGCCGACGCCGCACCCGAGGTCCGGTACCTGGCCGAGGTCTATGCCCTCGACACGGCGCTCGACCTCGCCGTCATCGGCATCGCCTACGACCTCGACTTCAATCCGATCACCGTGTCGGATCTGCCGTCGATCACGGTCGGCGACTCCGATCTCGTCGGGCTGGGCGACACCATCCGCATTCTGGGATATCCGGCGTTGGGCGGTGACACCATCACGTTCACCAGCGGGTCGGTGTCGGGCTTCACGTCCGAGGCCGGCATCGCCGATCGGGCGTTCATCAAGACCGACGCCACCATCTCGGGCGGCAACAGCGGTGGGCTCGCCATCAACGACGCGTTCGAGATGATCGGGATCCCCACCCAGGCCTCGGGCGGCGCCGACCTCGACGTCGCCGACTGCCGGGTCGTCACCGACACCAACGGCGACGGCTTCGTCGACGATCTCGACTCGTGTATCCCGATCGGCGGCTTCATCAACGGCATCCGACCGGTGAACCTCGCCAAAGACCTCATCACGGCCGCTGCCGCCCGAGTGCCGGTGCAGGCCGCCCCTCCCGTTGTCGGCGCTGCCAGCGGCGACTTCTTCAACGTCGTCATGACCTCGGGGATCGGCGACGACGAACGTGCGATCGACGATGTCAAGGTGCTGCCAAGCGGCGCCAGCGAAGTGTGCGCCACCTTCGATTACGAGGGCATGGTCGACGGCACCAGCTGGGATGCGCTCTGGTCGATCGACGGTGAGTTCATCGAGGAGATCTCGATCGTGGCGTCCGAGTGGATCGGTGGTGCCGAGGGCGAGAGCTGGTGGGTCTGCGCCACCGGCGACATCGATGGTCTTCCCGACGGCATGTACGAGGTGAACCTCTACATCCAAGACGAGTTCAACAGCTCGAACACGGTCTACGTCGGTGGTCCGGGTCTGGTCGAGTTCACGGTCGTGAACGACACGCCCGATCCGGTCTGCTACCTGCAGATCGCCCCCACCCTGGCCAACGGCTGGGGACCCGACGACCTCGGCGACGACCAGACACTGGCACCCGGTGACGAGGCGGTCATCTCGATGCCGCCCGACCTCTACGACTTCAAGAGCCAGGACTGCAACTTCACTCCCGGTCCCGAGGTGTACGAGGTGGCCATCACCGGCGGCGAGCGGGTGCTGCTGTCGGGCAACTGA
- the mptB gene encoding polyprenol phosphomannose-dependent alpha 1,6 mannosyltransferase MptB, with amino-acid sequence MLGFIGTLTLVVGGALSGASTHLGGGRWWSVPTVPVRPSVDVVVALVIFYAGLIVLARAWLRLRRDAASAGVTVGAIALVVVIWALPLLAGPPLGSRDVYAYAAQGKLADEGFDPYIQGPSALGDDPVLEPVDPIYLDAPVLYGPVFVAVSSGVSRAATDLVVVVMVFRAIAVLGLLVTALAVYDLAKGWGRDPVDAIVLTMANPLVLLHLVSGAHNESLMLAFLVGGVAVGRRPQLRLVGIGLCAFAASIKMPAFFGVAFLTWPWIAESGLALATRIRRAGAATVEAFAVIALAGHFTGWGWGWVDAITGAKPVDAYLSLTRLAGGAVQLSAGLEGDDVLELFRVGGLAVVVVTSAFLLFRRSHHPRALALALLVFAVLHPTTQPWYLTWGLMLWAAASAGEENRTFVWGCIAAAFVVLPMGPHLGHLVLDNSSRRSIALAAAALLTLIAAGPIGARLPRPSALLAESTR; translated from the coding sequence GTGCTGGGATTCATCGGCACCCTGACCCTGGTCGTCGGCGGTGCACTGTCGGGCGCCTCCACCCACCTCGGCGGTGGGCGCTGGTGGTCGGTGCCGACCGTGCCCGTGCGGCCGTCGGTCGACGTCGTGGTCGCTCTGGTCATCTTCTACGCCGGCCTGATCGTGTTGGCCCGGGCCTGGCTGCGTCTGCGACGCGACGCCGCTTCGGCGGGTGTCACGGTCGGTGCCATCGCCTTGGTGGTCGTGATCTGGGCGCTGCCGCTCCTCGCCGGGCCGCCGCTCGGGAGCCGCGACGTCTACGCGTACGCCGCCCAAGGCAAGCTCGCCGACGAGGGCTTCGACCCGTACATCCAGGGTCCCTCGGCGCTCGGTGACGATCCGGTCCTCGAGCCCGTCGACCCCATCTATCTCGACGCTCCGGTGCTCTACGGCCCGGTGTTCGTAGCGGTGTCATCGGGGGTGAGCCGGGCGGCGACCGACCTGGTGGTGGTCGTGATGGTGTTCCGGGCGATCGCTGTGCTCGGGCTGCTCGTCACCGCCCTTGCGGTGTATGACCTGGCAAAGGGGTGGGGGCGCGATCCAGTCGACGCCATCGTGCTCACCATGGCCAACCCCCTCGTGCTCCTCCATCTGGTCTCGGGAGCGCACAACGAGTCGTTGATGCTGGCCTTCCTCGTCGGTGGTGTCGCCGTAGGACGTCGCCCGCAGCTGCGTTTGGTGGGCATCGGACTGTGTGCGTTCGCCGCGTCGATCAAGATGCCGGCCTTCTTCGGCGTCGCCTTCTTGACGTGGCCATGGATCGCCGAATCGGGTCTGGCCCTCGCCACCCGGATCCGCCGAGCTGGCGCAGCTACCGTCGAGGCGTTCGCTGTGATCGCGCTCGCCGGGCACTTCACGGGCTGGGGATGGGGCTGGGTCGATGCCATCACGGGTGCCAAGCCGGTCGATGCCTATCTCAGTCTGACCCGGCTCGCCGGCGGCGCCGTCCAGCTGTCGGCCGGACTCGAAGGTGACGACGTGCTCGAGCTCTTCCGGGTCGGCGGCCTGGCCGTGGTCGTGGTGACGTCCGCCTTCTTGTTGTTCCGGCGCTCGCACCATCCACGTGCGCTCGCGCTCGCGCTGTTGGTGTTCGCCGTTCTCCATCCGACCACCCAGCCCTGGTACCTCACGTGGGGTCTGATGCTGTGGGCGGCTGCGTCGGCCGGAGAGGAGAACCGCACCTTTGTGTGGGGTTGCATCGCTGCCGCCTTCGTCGTGCTGCCGATGGGGCCACACCTCGGCCATCTCGTGCTCGACAACTCGAGTCGTCGATCGATCGCTCTTGCGGCGGCGGCGCTCTTGACGCTGATCGCGGCCGGCCCCATCGGGGCCCGCCTGCCTCGACCGTCTGCATTGCTTGCCGAGTCGACGCGCTGA